A genomic window from Yoonia rosea includes:
- a CDS encoding MarR family winged helix-turn-helix transcriptional regulator, producing MTEHLKVDAEQIRARMEREGFNIFARLPAVYAASRTQSRNFLDIAGGLSVVEWRTLWDLAEAGPLTIRDLAAIQRADHSLLSRALPDMRKKGYVTMHKDTRDGRQTVVALTESGRAAYDRAAPVMAQRRAALRDVFSQEEIRAFAGFLDRLEEFLRIPTTELLASRKTQEDA from the coding sequence ATGACGGAACATCTGAAAGTGGACGCCGAGCAGATACGGGCCCGTATGGAGCGGGAAGGGTTCAACATCTTTGCACGTCTGCCTGCCGTCTATGCCGCGTCCCGCACGCAAAGCCGCAATTTCCTTGATATCGCAGGCGGCCTGTCCGTCGTGGAATGGCGCACGCTTTGGGATTTGGCAGAGGCCGGACCTTTGACAATACGCGACCTTGCTGCGATCCAGCGGGCGGACCATTCCCTGCTCAGCCGTGCCCTGCCGGATATGCGCAAAAAAGGCTATGTTACGATGCACAAAGACACACGGGACGGCCGCCAAACCGTTGTCGCACTGACAGAATCGGGCCGTGCGGCCTATGACCGTGCCGCCCCCGTCATGGCCCAACGCCGCGCCGCACTTCGGGACGTTTTTTCCCAAGAGGAAATTCGCGCCTTTGCAGGGTTTCTCGACCGGCTGGAAGAGTTTTTGCGGATCCCTACAACCGAACTTCTGGCGAGCCGGAAAACACAAGAGGACGCATAA
- a CDS encoding sulfatase-like hydrolase/transferase has protein sequence MTDRPNVLWIMADQLRFDYLSCYGHPHLHTPHIDALAARGVRFTNAYVQSPVCGPSRMSAYTGRYVRSHGSTWNGMPLRVGEPTLGDHLREVGARAVVVGKTHMTADAEGMAWLGIDPASEIGVRVSECGFEPFERDDGLHPDSARQNWSAYDDYLVSHGYASDNPWEDFANSGVGEDGDLLSAWLLKNSRLAANVPEEHSETAYMTDRAIAFMEQAQEDGRPWMCHLSYIKPHWPYIVPAPYHDMYDESHIVPPIRSAAEHDTDHPLMQAYLKARVCQSFARDAVREHVIPAYMGLIKQLDDNLGRLFAWMDKAGLSENTIIAFTSDHGDYMGDHWMGDKDFYHEMAVKVPLIIADPRTGAEATRGLVSDALVEMIDLAPTFMNALGCPPKPHVIEGRDLTPILHGAGGFSRTYAISQHDYHWSDMARLLDQPQEHAHTTMIFDGRWKYIRCEGFRPVLFDLHSDPHELTDLGASEDPDHTAVRTRMEAALLDWATRHHTRITATPAVLARQKKAAEGGILIGFWDEKEFEDNTGIAFDDLTPVGRS, from the coding sequence ATGACCGACCGCCCCAACGTCCTGTGGATTATGGCAGACCAGCTTCGGTTCGATTACCTCAGCTGTTATGGCCACCCGCATTTGCACACCCCCCATATTGATGCACTGGCCGCCCGCGGCGTGCGTTTCACGAATGCCTATGTGCAGTCACCAGTCTGTGGCCCGTCGCGGATGTCGGCTTATACCGGGCGCTATGTGCGCAGTCACGGATCCACATGGAACGGTATGCCTTTGCGCGTCGGAGAGCCGACGTTAGGCGACCATTTGCGCGAGGTCGGGGCACGTGCCGTTGTTGTTGGCAAGACCCACATGACGGCAGACGCCGAAGGGATGGCTTGGCTTGGCATTGATCCAGCCAGCGAAATCGGGGTGCGCGTGTCCGAATGCGGGTTCGAACCGTTCGAGCGTGACGACGGCCTTCACCCCGACAGCGCACGGCAAAACTGGTCCGCCTATGATGACTATCTTGTGTCGCATGGCTATGCATCTGACAATCCTTGGGAAGACTTTGCAAACTCGGGCGTCGGAGAGGATGGCGACTTGCTGTCAGCGTGGCTTTTGAAGAATTCCCGTCTTGCCGCGAATGTCCCAGAGGAGCATTCGGAAACCGCCTATATGACCGACCGCGCCATCGCTTTCATGGAACAGGCCCAGGAAGATGGGCGGCCGTGGATGTGCCACCTCAGCTACATCAAGCCGCATTGGCCCTATATCGTGCCTGCGCCTTATCATGACATGTATGACGAAAGTCATATCGTGCCGCCAATCCGTTCCGCGGCAGAGCATGACACCGATCACCCCCTTATGCAGGCCTACCTCAAGGCGCGGGTTTGCCAAAGCTTCGCGCGTGACGCGGTACGCGAGCACGTGATCCCTGCCTACATGGGGCTCATTAAACAACTCGACGATAATCTGGGTCGCCTGTTTGCATGGATGGATAAGGCGGGCCTGAGCGAGAATACGATCATCGCCTTCACCTCGGATCACGGTGACTACATGGGCGACCATTGGATGGGTGATAAGGATTTCTATCACGAGATGGCCGTAAAAGTACCGCTGATCATAGCCGATCCGCGCACGGGCGCGGAGGCGACGCGCGGACTTGTGTCAGACGCGCTTGTCGAGATGATCGACTTGGCGCCGACATTCATGAACGCGCTTGGCTGCCCGCCGAAACCCCACGTGATCGAAGGCCGCGACCTGACGCCGATCTTACATGGGGCAGGGGGCTTTTCGCGGACCTATGCCATCAGTCAGCACGACTATCATTGGTCTGATATGGCCCGTCTGTTGGATCAACCGCAGGAACATGCCCATACAACAATGATCTTTGATGGGCGCTGGAAATACATCCGCTGCGAAGGCTTTCGGCCGGTTTTGTTTGATCTGCACTCTGATCCGCACGAACTGACCGATTTGGGCGCATCTGAAGACCCTGATCATACCGCCGTCCGCACCCGTATGGAGGCGGCTTTGCTGGATTGGGCCACGCGCCATCACACGCGGATCACAGCGACGCCTGCCGTCTTGGCGCGACAGAAAAAGGCCGCCGAAGGGGGCATTCTGATCGGTTTCTGGGATGAGAAGGAATTTGAAGACAACACCGGCATCGCATTCGACGACCTAACGCCTGTCGGGCGATCTTGA
- a CDS encoding acetyl-CoA C-acyltransferase, with protein sequence MTDAVILSTARTGLAKSFRGSLNATHGAALGAHVIKHAVTRAGLAEDQIEDVILGCGFPEGATGMNIARQSALRGGLPVSVPGQTVNRFCASGLQAIAMGHAAVRLGEASAVVAGGVESISMVQPVLNTNALQDAWLAEHKPAVYMEMIETADIVAARYGISRDAQDAFALQSQQRTAAAQQAGLFDAEIVPMETVMTVKDRNTGAVSQKAVTVTRDECNRPDTTLEDLAGLSPINGPDLFVTAGNASQLSDGASACVVVSEAVAASSDATPLGALRGFAVAGCEPDEMGIGPVFAIPKLLRRAGLRVSDIDLWEINEAFASQAIYCAQKLEIDPDKLNVNGGSISVGHPFGMTGARLTGHLLLEGRRRGAKYGIVSMCIAGGMGAAGLFEIF encoded by the coding sequence ATGACTGACGCCGTGATCCTGTCCACAGCTCGCACTGGGCTTGCCAAAAGCTTTCGCGGATCGTTGAATGCCACCCATGGGGCGGCACTGGGTGCCCATGTGATCAAGCACGCCGTCACGCGCGCAGGTCTGGCAGAGGACCAGATCGAGGATGTGATCCTTGGGTGCGGCTTTCCCGAAGGGGCCACCGGCATGAACATCGCACGGCAATCGGCCTTGCGGGGCGGCCTGCCCGTTAGCGTACCAGGGCAAACAGTGAACCGGTTCTGCGCATCGGGACTACAGGCCATCGCCATGGGCCATGCAGCGGTGCGGCTGGGCGAAGCCTCTGCCGTGGTCGCAGGCGGGGTCGAGAGCATCTCCATGGTTCAGCCGGTCCTGAACACCAACGCGCTGCAAGATGCGTGGCTGGCAGAACACAAACCTGCCGTTTACATGGAAATGATCGAGACCGCCGATATTGTGGCCGCCCGCTACGGGATCAGCCGCGATGCGCAAGACGCGTTTGCCCTGCAAAGCCAGCAGCGCACTGCCGCGGCCCAGCAAGCGGGTCTGTTCGATGCGGAAATCGTGCCGATGGAGACAGTGATGACGGTCAAGGACCGCAATACCGGCGCTGTCAGCCAAAAGGCCGTGACCGTGACACGCGATGAATGCAACCGCCCCGATACCACATTGGAAGATCTTGCTGGTCTGAGCCCGATAAATGGCCCCGATCTATTTGTAACAGCCGGCAACGCCTCGCAATTGTCCGACGGAGCTTCGGCCTGTGTGGTGGTGTCAGAAGCCGTGGCAGCTTCTTCCGATGCCACACCACTGGGCGCGCTGCGCGGTTTTGCCGTGGCGGGCTGCGAGCCAGATGAAATGGGCATCGGTCCGGTGTTCGCGATCCCCAAACTGTTGCGCAGGGCCGGGCTGCGGGTGTCGGATATCGATCTGTGGGAAATCAACGAGGCTTTCGCCAGCCAGGCGATCTACTGCGCGCAGAAGCTCGAAATTGACCCGGACAAACTGAACGTCAACGGTGGTTCTATCTCCGTTGGCCATCCCTTCGGTATGACTGGCGCACGTCTGACAGGCCATTTGTTGCTGGAAGGGCGCCGCAGAGGTGCAAAATACGGTATTGTCAGCATGTGTATTGCCGGTGGCATGGGCGCGGCTGGTCTTTTTGAAATCTTCTGA
- a CDS encoding AMP-binding protein — translation MLRTHLDHWPAGLPRTLPPATHTLDDNLRAAAAAVPDKPALVFYGATKTYAALDAEVTQIAGYLQKVCNVAKGDRVGIYMQNAPQFVAAFYGVIRAGGVAVPINAMHKQDEVTYICKDAGIRTVFAAQDTVGTAAPLIGTGVLDHVMTAYYGSELPASPLVPVPDFPSTKATDPMTGVVDWTEMMAMECPFAPVALAVDDVAIMPYTSGSTGRGKGCIHTHATALHAVNVMASWFHYTGDEVHLGATPMFHIVGMQGIMNAAIATQATIVIMSRWDRNAAAGLIAAYGVSVWCTVPTAIIDLLNAEGLKAEDLASLDLIYGGGSAMPDAVAGRLRDLTGLQFVEVYGMTEAMGPITHNSAENPKTGSVGMPVMDTDLALLDPDTLAPVPAGDVGEIVVSGPQMLRGYWNNPDADQETFITLEGKRFLRTGDLAQADEQGRITIVDRLKRMVNASGYKVWPAEVESRLYQHPAIAEVCVVGAPDAYRGQTVKAVAVLKTGTTLTAEDLTAWAQDHMAAYKVPRLLEVVDSLPKSPAGKVLWRTLQDNEDAKVNT, via the coding sequence ATGCTTCGGACACATTTGGATCACTGGCCTGCGGGTCTGCCCAGAACACTGCCACCCGCCACCCATACGCTGGATGACAATCTGCGCGCAGCGGCGGCGGCCGTGCCTGACAAACCGGCGCTGGTCTTCTACGGTGCGACAAAGACTTATGCGGCTCTTGACGCTGAGGTGACCCAGATTGCGGGCTACTTGCAAAAGGTCTGCAATGTCGCAAAGGGCGACAGGGTCGGCATCTATATGCAAAACGCGCCGCAGTTTGTGGCGGCTTTCTATGGCGTGATCCGTGCAGGCGGCGTTGCTGTTCCAATCAATGCCATGCACAAGCAGGATGAAGTTACCTATATCTGCAAGGATGCGGGCATACGCACCGTTTTTGCTGCGCAAGACACAGTCGGCACCGCCGCCCCTTTGATAGGGACTGGCGTCTTGGACCACGTGATGACAGCCTATTACGGATCAGAGCTGCCTGCTTCGCCATTGGTTCCGGTGCCTGATTTCCCGTCGACCAAAGCAACAGACCCCATGACCGGCGTCGTCGACTGGACCGAGATGATGGCGATGGAGTGCCCTTTCGCGCCTGTAGCACTTGCCGTGGATGACGTGGCGATCATGCCCTATACATCCGGATCGACCGGACGTGGCAAAGGCTGCATCCATACGCATGCCACTGCGCTGCACGCTGTCAATGTCATGGCCAGCTGGTTTCACTATACCGGAGACGAGGTCCATCTGGGCGCAACCCCGATGTTCCATATCGTCGGCATGCAAGGGATCATGAACGCCGCCATCGCCACGCAAGCGACGATTGTGATCATGTCCCGCTGGGATCGCAACGCCGCCGCCGGTCTGATTGCGGCCTATGGCGTGTCCGTCTGGTGCACCGTTCCCACAGCGATCATCGATCTGCTGAATGCCGAAGGTCTGAAAGCGGAAGACCTTGCCAGCCTGGACCTGATCTATGGTGGTGGCAGCGCGATGCCTGATGCGGTGGCTGGCAGGTTGCGCGATCTGACCGGACTGCAATTCGTCGAAGTCTATGGCATGACGGAAGCCATGGGGCCGATTACGCACAATAGTGCCGAGAATCCCAAGACCGGCAGCGTCGGCATGCCTGTGATGGACACCGATCTGGCCCTGCTTGACCCTGATACTTTGGCACCCGTGCCCGCTGGCGACGTCGGTGAAATTGTTGTGTCGGGCCCGCAGATGTTGCGCGGCTACTGGAATAACCCAGATGCCGACCAAGAGACCTTCATCACGCTTGAAGGCAAACGGTTCTTGCGGACGGGCGATCTTGCGCAGGCCGATGAGCAAGGCCGGATTACCATCGTTGATCGGCTGAAACGCATGGTGAATGCCTCGGGCTATAAGGTCTGGCCTGCAGAGGTCGAAAGCCGCCTCTATCAGCACCCCGCTATCGCCGAAGTCTGTGTGGTCGGCGCCCCAGATGCCTATCGCGGCCAGACCGTGAAAGCCGTGGCCGTCCTCAAAACAGGCACAACGCTCACAGCAGAAGACCTGACCGCTTGGGCGCAAGACCATATGGCGGCTTACAAGGTCCCGCGTTTACTTGAAGTGGTGGACAGCCTTCCCAAAAGCCCCGCGGGCAAAGTGCTTTGGCGCACACTGCAAGACAACGAAGATGCAAAGGTAAATACATGA
- a CDS encoding DUF2306 domain-containing protein has product MTIQSIDPPRERTARVSKPVILWAVLCVALAFYSFLVWEAGFKLLPQNYDPSHQQLFDEVEAAGNQGVPYSEIAEKAQEAYPLWNNLTAMVTGTYFGFGSNGNSDPVRYYDSMAPVEKSALSLHMVLGGAVLILGMFQFTPSFRKKHRKAHRAIGGAYILALFAMCFAAIYHMVHTGIENTYQGFAFHIQLWFLALSTIIAQVLAIVFIKKRNFPLHLGFQIYTFAAFLNAPIQRYDWAVLGWVYPHLTQGEVNNLVNILTFWQCLLIGYALFAWNRSTAPVRPKPVEVAPHPVGLQVFLGLATVAAVLTVLASYLTGTGLSGWTVAQDVAPATTLAAEAALYAGRYVQTAGFGILIAAAIVSGMWLMMRDGTSTLARNIFYVSAVLAGLQQIAWGEQLGEPSMAVTSGGGFYIVSGLSLTAFALLALYFQSRGRENLWHEVMIFAVNFAFAPALIVWGHGLWYLLDVVPTYYADRGHGYVLAAGAAILTPTFNGFIGMMTSRETQSRVIS; this is encoded by the coding sequence ATGACAATCCAGTCCATTGATCCCCCCCGCGAAAGAACAGCGCGCGTGTCCAAACCAGTCATCTTGTGGGCCGTGCTTTGTGTGGCGCTGGCCTTTTACAGCTTTCTGGTCTGGGAGGCAGGTTTCAAACTGCTGCCGCAAAACTACGACCCAAGCCATCAACAGCTGTTCGACGAGGTCGAGGCGGCGGGCAACCAAGGTGTGCCTTATTCCGAAATCGCCGAGAAGGCGCAGGAAGCCTATCCTTTGTGGAACAACCTGACTGCGATGGTCACTGGCACCTATTTCGGCTTCGGCAGCAACGGCAACTCCGATCCGGTGCGCTATTACGACAGCATGGCGCCGGTCGAGAAGTCAGCGCTGAGCCTGCACATGGTTCTGGGCGGTGCGGTGCTGATCCTTGGCATGTTCCAGTTCACCCCGTCCTTTCGCAAGAAACATCGAAAAGCACACCGCGCCATCGGCGGGGCCTATATCTTGGCACTATTTGCGATGTGTTTTGCTGCGATTTATCACATGGTGCATACAGGCATTGAAAACACCTATCAGGGGTTTGCGTTCCATATTCAGCTGTGGTTCCTCGCGCTCAGCACGATTATCGCACAGGTCCTCGCGATCGTGTTCATCAAGAAACGCAACTTTCCGCTGCACCTTGGCTTTCAGATCTATACGTTCGCGGCCTTCTTGAATGCGCCGATCCAGCGCTATGACTGGGCCGTCTTGGGATGGGTCTATCCGCATCTGACGCAAGGTGAGGTCAATAACCTCGTCAATATCCTGACCTTCTGGCAGTGTCTGCTGATTGGCTATGCGCTTTTCGCGTGGAACCGGTCGACCGCACCCGTCCGCCCCAAGCCGGTCGAGGTCGCACCACATCCGGTTGGCCTGCAGGTCTTTTTGGGTCTCGCGACTGTCGCAGCGGTCCTGACTGTTCTGGCCAGCTATCTGACCGGTACGGGGCTCAGCGGCTGGACCGTTGCACAGGACGTTGCCCCCGCGACTACATTGGCAGCCGAAGCGGCGCTTTATGCAGGTAGATATGTGCAAACAGCAGGTTTCGGTATTTTGATCGCGGCGGCCATCGTGTCGGGCATGTGGTTGATGATGCGCGATGGTACATCAACACTGGCGCGAAACATCTTTTACGTCAGCGCGGTCCTGGCCGGCCTGCAACAGATCGCCTGGGGCGAGCAGTTGGGCGAACCCAGCATGGCGGTGACGTCAGGTGGCGGTTTCTATATCGTCTCTGGTCTGTCCCTGACCGCCTTTGCATTGCTTGCGCTCTATTTCCAAAGCCGCGGCCGCGAAAACCTCTGGCACGAGGTCATGATTTTTGCCGTGAACTTTGCCTTTGCGCCTGCACTGATCGTCTGGGGCCATGGGCTTTGGTACTTGCTGGATGTTGTCCCGACCTACTACGCAGACCGCGGCCACGGCTACGTGCTGGCTGCAGGTGCCGCGATCCTGACGCCGACGTTCAACGGCTTCATCGGCATGATGACCAGCCGCGAAACCCAGTCGCGGGTCATTTCCTGA
- a CDS encoding SphA family protein, whose protein sequence is MKKLTKFTARSGACAALALVCATSAVAREPGVLPTIPPGASMGVPIAGPTPVDGIFVSSRSGLSDQTFYDDDGNETPTELTIRDTVLQFAIVPGQQVLGGEYRAFLTVPFIDVEGENIATPFGPVDAENSGVGSMEIRPIDIAWEITPGAFLNAGVSFHTPTGWDAAELVNPGQNFWTISPSVGYSYLRDGWNASAHLLYFANLENEDNGYTSGDEVMLNLTAMKDVGNDFSAGAVGYWRQQITDDENPDAAYGGFVAERSASAGVGLSVTKQLGPVNLNAMYTTDVLVENTGGGDRFWFNVIVPIAVFGQ, encoded by the coding sequence ATGAAAAAACTTACCAAATTCACAGCCCGAAGCGGTGCTTGCGCTGCCCTCGCGCTTGTTTGCGCCACCAGCGCTGTCGCGCGCGAACCCGGCGTACTGCCAACCATTCCGCCCGGGGCCAGCATGGGCGTGCCAATTGCAGGCCCGACACCGGTTGACGGCATTTTCGTCAGTAGCCGGTCGGGGCTAAGCGATCAGACTTTCTATGATGACGACGGTAACGAGACGCCCACCGAGTTGACGATCCGCGACACCGTTCTGCAATTCGCGATTGTGCCGGGCCAACAGGTGCTTGGCGGCGAATATCGCGCGTTCCTGACAGTGCCTTTTATCGACGTCGAAGGGGAAAATATCGCGACACCGTTCGGCCCTGTGGATGCCGAAAACTCCGGTGTCGGGTCGATGGAAATCCGGCCTATCGACATCGCGTGGGAGATCACACCCGGTGCGTTCCTGAATGCAGGTGTCAGCTTTCATACGCCGACCGGTTGGGATGCGGCGGAACTGGTCAATCCGGGCCAGAACTTCTGGACCATTTCGCCCAGCGTTGGCTACAGCTATTTGCGCGACGGCTGGAACGCCTCGGCGCATCTTTTGTATTTTGCCAATCTGGAAAATGAAGACAACGGCTACACCTCCGGCGACGAGGTCATGCTGAACCTGACCGCAATGAAAGACGTGGGCAATGATTTCAGCGCCGGTGCCGTAGGCTATTGGCGCCAACAGATCACCGATGATGAAAACCCTGACGCGGCTTATGGCGGATTTGTTGCAGAACGCAGCGCATCTGCCGGTGTCGGGTTGTCGGTGACCAAGCAACTGGGGCCGGTCAATTTGAACGCAATGTACACAACCGATGTGCTTGTCGAGAATACAGGCGGCGGCGACCGGTTTTGGTTCAACGTGATCGTCCCGATCGCCGTTTTTGGCCAGTGA
- a CDS encoding aldehyde dehydrogenase family protein, with the protein MLDMGMTIGGLQVAGQESFAVMNPATGEVIGSVANASLDELDRAVSAAKAAYPAWSALPYAERQKTLNALADAMEARAGELAELLTRENGKPLAGIGSHFELGGAVAWTRYTAALEMPVKVLQDNEEGRVELHRKSLGVVGSILPWNWPVIIAIWHIMPALLAGNTVVVKPSPFTPLSTMLAVQIMNQILPAGVLNVVTSDDQGASIGAAMAQHPDIRKIVFTGSTATGEKVMQGAATTMKRLTLELGGNDAGIVLPDVDPKAIAEGLFWGAFINTGQTCAAMKRVYVHEDVHDAVVAELVNVAKNMPMGNGMDEGVLMGPLTTPFQHEKVARLVESAAQVGTVQLGGKSGEGQFHETTIVTDLPDDHPLVTEEQFGPAVPVMRYRDIEDALERANASDAGLGGSIWTNDMDKAKSLALRMEAGSVWINKHGALQPNAPFGGVKKSGIGVEFGDEGLMENTDIQVILQ; encoded by the coding sequence ATGCTTGATATGGGCATGACAATCGGCGGCCTTCAGGTCGCCGGACAAGAGAGTTTTGCCGTGATGAACCCGGCAACAGGTGAGGTCATCGGCAGTGTCGCAAACGCCAGCCTTGATGAACTGGATCGCGCCGTCAGCGCCGCCAAAGCGGCCTATCCGGCTTGGTCGGCATTGCCTTATGCGGAACGTCAGAAGACGCTGAATGCACTGGCCGACGCGATGGAGGCGCGCGCCGGTGAACTGGCCGAGCTTTTGACACGTGAAAACGGCAAGCCTTTGGCGGGCATCGGGTCCCATTTTGAGTTGGGCGGAGCCGTTGCCTGGACCAGATACACTGCCGCACTTGAAATGCCTGTGAAGGTCCTGCAGGACAACGAAGAAGGTCGCGTTGAACTGCACCGCAAGTCTTTGGGCGTTGTCGGATCCATCCTGCCATGGAACTGGCCCGTCATCATTGCGATCTGGCACATTATGCCAGCCTTGCTTGCCGGCAATACCGTGGTGGTGAAACCATCGCCGTTTACGCCGCTGTCCACCATGCTTGCCGTGCAGATCATGAACCAGATCCTGCCCGCAGGTGTTCTGAATGTCGTCACATCCGACGATCAGGGTGCCAGCATCGGGGCCGCGATGGCCCAGCACCCTGACATCCGCAAGATCGTGTTCACCGGATCGACAGCGACCGGCGAAAAGGTCATGCAGGGTGCCGCAACGACAATGAAGCGTCTCACGCTGGAACTGGGTGGCAACGACGCGGGCATCGTCCTGCCAGATGTCGACCCCAAGGCGATTGCCGAGGGTTTGTTCTGGGGCGCATTTATCAATACCGGGCAGACCTGCGCCGCGATGAAGCGCGTCTACGTACACGAAGATGTCCACGATGCGGTTGTCGCGGAACTCGTCAATGTTGCCAAAAACATGCCGATGGGCAATGGCATGGACGAGGGCGTGCTGATGGGTCCGCTGACGACACCGTTCCAGCACGAAAAAGTTGCGCGTCTGGTTGAATCTGCGGCGCAGGTCGGCACTGTCCAACTGGGCGGCAAATCGGGTGAGGGCCAGTTCCACGAGACCACGATTGTCACCGATCTGCCCGACGACCATCCGCTGGTGACCGAAGAGCAATTCGGTCCCGCTGTGCCGGTGATGCGTTACCGCGATATCGAGGACGCGCTGGAGCGCGCGAACGCCTCGGATGCTGGGCTTGGTGGGTCGATCTGGACCAATGATATGGACAAGGCCAAATCACTGGCGCTGCGCATGGAAGCTGGTTCTGTCTGGATCAACAAGCATGGTGCGTTGCAACCCAATGCCCCCTTCGGCGGCGTGAAGAAATCCGGCATCGGCGTCGAATTCGGCGACGAGGGCCTGATGGAAAACACCGATATTCAGGTCATTCTTCAGTAA
- a CDS encoding MarR family winged helix-turn-helix transcriptional regulator gives MDDLTKGPMGTDMYFVDVEDPNTGETFQTLSISRTPAMLMSFAANKFTEGASNYFSDNFGLGTVDWRMLLLLARTPGVTSAEAASTIGVDKGTVSRSVSRLTKSELIKLGELHANGRSRGLTLSPTGRALHDKILQAATVQNNFLMKGFDPDEVAVFCDFLQRFTQNLNELIEQGNSAS, from the coding sequence ATGGATGATCTAACCAAAGGCCCGATGGGCACGGACATGTATTTCGTTGATGTCGAAGACCCGAATACGGGTGAGACGTTTCAAACGCTCAGTATTTCGCGCACGCCTGCGATGCTGATGTCCTTTGCGGCCAACAAGTTTACCGAAGGGGCGTCCAATTACTTCAGCGACAATTTCGGTTTGGGGACCGTGGATTGGCGCATGCTTTTGTTGCTGGCGCGCACGCCGGGTGTGACGTCCGCCGAAGCGGCAAGCACAATTGGTGTGGATAAAGGGACCGTCAGTCGCAGTGTCAGTCGCCTGACCAAGAGTGAATTGATCAAGCTGGGCGAACTTCATGCAAACGGGCGCAGCCGCGGCCTCACGCTCAGCCCGACAGGCCGCGCACTGCACGACAAGATTTTGCAGGCGGCAACGGTTCAGAACAATTTTCTGATGAAAGGCTTTGATCCGGACGAAGTGGCCGTTTTCTGCGACTTTCTTCAGCGGTTCACGCAAAACCTGAACGAATTGATCGAACAAGGAAATTCCGCGTCTTAG
- a CDS encoding MarR family winged helix-turn-helix transcriptional regulator gives MNSRFRLSDFLPYRLAVISERISNRLSVDYAASHDLSVAEWRVLVHLQHCGVVSVRDIQHFTNLEKSRVSRAVGRLEKAGLVEKHSSTNDARLIEIILTQTGRDAIKALLTDATQTEARLLKDVPPADMAAFYRVIDHFHSVLDDDPKAKAMPKPPLDSA, from the coding sequence ATGAACAGCCGCTTCCGCTTGTCGGATTTTCTTCCCTATCGCCTTGCAGTCATATCCGAGCGGATCAGCAACAGGCTGTCGGTCGACTATGCAGCGTCGCATGATCTGAGCGTGGCGGAATGGCGGGTTCTGGTGCACCTGCAACATTGCGGCGTGGTGTCTGTCCGCGATATCCAGCACTTTACGAATCTTGAGAAATCCCGCGTCAGCCGCGCTGTCGGAAGGTTGGAAAAGGCGGGGCTGGTGGAAAAACACAGCAGCACAAATGACGCGCGACTGATCGAAATTATACTTACGCAGACAGGGAGAGACGCGATCAAGGCCCTGCTGACGGATGCCACGCAGACCGAAGCGCGCCTTTTGAAAGACGTGCCACCGGCGGATATGGCGGCGTTCTACCGCGTCATTGACCATTTCCACAGCGTCTTGGACGATGACCCAAAGGCCAAGGCGATGCCGAAACCGCCGCTTGATAGCGCATAG